In Bacillus sp. S3, the sequence TTATGGACATTCGCGAATTAAAAAGCAAATTTAATCAAAGTCGGGATTACAGTACAGATGACGTTAATGAATTAATGGATTTTGCTAAGAAAGCGTATATTCATAACGAAATTAGCATAAAAGAATATCGCCTGCTTGTCCGTGAACTTGA encodes:
- the yppF gene encoding YppF family protein, with the translated sequence MDIRELKSKFNQSRDYSTDDVNELMDFAKKAYIHNEISIKEYRLLVRELENQGAVIPNTENENSLIQNT